The sequence AACTCACACGGATCACCACCGACCCGCAGGTCATGGGAGGCAGGCCCTGCATCCGCGGGCTCCGCGTCACCGTCGGGACCATCGTTGGCCTCGTGGGTGCCGGCCGGTCGAACGAAGAGATTCTCAAGCTCTACCCGTACCTTGAAGAACCCGACATCGCCGAGGC is a genomic window of Deltaproteobacteria bacterium containing:
- a CDS encoding DUF433 domain-containing protein, which produces MKELTRITTDPQVMGGRPCIRGLRVTVGTIVGLVGAGRSNEEILKLYPYLEEPDIAEA